A genomic window from Gossypium hirsutum isolate 1008001.06 chromosome D10, Gossypium_hirsutum_v2.1, whole genome shotgun sequence includes:
- the LOC107935309 gene encoding protein NEDD1 produces MNTTGRNPKVSWLKQHSAPTAGISFLPSNDKIIASVGLDKKLYTYDSWSRRPSAFSSLAFRDDGWTLAAGTGNGRVVFYDIRGKLQPFTVLRSYSIVRGLVTFCSIITF; encoded by the exons ATGAATACCACTGGTCGTAACCCAAAG GTCTCTTGGTTGAAGCAGCACTCTGCTCCAACAGCCGGCATTAGTTTCTTACCCTCCAATGATAAG ATTATTGCCAGTGTTGGGTTGGATAAGAAGCTATACACTTACGACTCATGGTCTAGAAGACCCTCAGCTTTTTCTTCATTGGCATTTAGAGATGATGGTTGGACACTGGCAGCTGGTACTGGTAATGGTAGAGTGGTGTTCTATGATATTCGGGGAAAACTACAACCTTTTACTGTTCTTCGTTCTTATAGTATAGTTCGGGGTTTGGTTACCTTTTGCTCTATTATCACTTTTTAA